The Corynebacterium minutissimum genome includes the window CTGCGTCGACCTCGTTGGCAAAGGTCATGAGTACATCGGCGTCCTGGGCGGCGATGGCCTCGGTGTGGCCGGTGGTGTATTCGGCAATGTGCGCGATGGCACCATCGACACCGTCGACGACCTTGGCGCAGATATCCATGGAGAGGAATTCCTCGCGCCACTCGTCATCAGTAGCCTCCACGGCGTCCTTGACGCCGAAGGCCTCGAGTTCCTTCACGTCACCGTGAATGGTAACCCCTGCTTCCTGGAGGGAGGTGATGACGCGGAGCTTGGAGGCGTCGGAAAGCGCGGCGTCAATAAGCACGCCCTCGGTGGCATTGCAGACGGAGGTGCGGCGGGTCTTGCCGTTGACCACCATATCGATGGCCTTGTCTAGGTCCGCGGAAGCGTCGACATAGAAGTGGCAATTGCCGGTGCCGGTCTCGATAGCCGGGACGGTGGCGTTTTCCACCACGGCGTTAATGAGGCGGGCACCGCCACGCGGGATGACCAGATCAACGAGGCCGCGGGCGGTGATGAGGTCCTGCACGGAATCGTGGGTCTCACAGGGCAGAAGCTGCACGCCCTCGCGCGGCAGATCGAACTCCACGAGGGTGTCCTGAAGGAGCTCGACGAGCTTGGCGTTGGAGTTCTTCGCGGACTTGGAACCGCGCAGCAGCGGCACGTTGCCGGACTTCAACGCCAAGCCGAAGGCGTCGACAGTAACGTTCGGACGGGCTTCGTACACCATGCCCATCACGCCGAGTGGGACGCGAACCTGCTTCATCTGGATGCCGTTATCCATGGTGCGGCCCTGCAGGATCTCCCCTACCGGATCCTGGAGGGAGGCTACCTGGCGTAAGCCGCCGGCAATGCCCTCGATGCGGGCAGCGTCAAGCGAAAGGCGGTCGATAAGGGACTCGGACATGCCGTTGGCGCGGCCGGCCTCAATATCGCGCTCGTTGGCAGCGAGGATGTCCTCAGTGTGCGCGACGAGGTTGTCCGCGGCACGATTGAGGATCTCATTCTTGCGCGGGGTGGGCAGCTGCGCGAACTGCGGCGCCACCGCCTTGGCGGCGCGGGCTTTGGACAGAACTTCTTCACGTTCGGTGGTGCTCATGCCATACCAGCGTACGGAAGAAGCGCGGGTCCGTCAGGGTTTTCTTGTGAAATAGACTAAGCACCCCACCAGCGCGAAGACAGGGAAGACGAGCCAGGCCTGCGACCAGTGCGCAAGGAAGTGGAGCAGGAGGAATGCGAGGACCGCAAGGATGCCGACGATGACGAAGATATTGCCGCTTCTTTTATTCATAAAACGGAATATACAATGATTCATTACTATGTGCAGCGCACGAGGGGTTTAACCCCCAACTTCGCGGCAGCTCTCGGCGCCAACTACGAGAAGATTAGAAGACGTGACTGATTTCTCTTTGAGGAACGTAAATCTAATATCCGGCGTGCGGATCAACGAGGGTGGGCAGCTGCTTCCCCGCCGCGAAAGCGGTAGCCACTTTAATGGTGTGCGCTCCGATCTTTTCGCGCACTGAGCGCTGCGTGTTGGCAATGTGTGGGGTGATAACCACGCGCTTGTCCTGCCACAGCGGGTGATCCTCCGGGAGCGGCTCTGGGTCAGTGACGTCAAGCGCCGCACCCGCGATCTCCCCGGAGTCCAAGGCAGCAATGAGGTCCTCAGTATTGATGAGCGGGCCGCGGCCCACGTTGACCACCACCGCGTGATCGGGCATCTGTGTGAACGCTTCCGCGTTCACCATGTGGCGGGTCTCCGGGGTCAGAGGGGCGATGAGGACAAAGTAGTCCGCTTTCGGCCAGACCGTGTCCACCTCGGCGATGGGATAGGTTTCATGTGCGCCCTCAACCGGGTTGCCGGAACGATTGACCGCGATGATGCGCGGACCAAAACCAGACAACATCGTGATGAGCCGCTTGCCAATGCCGCCGGCACCGATGATGGCCACCGTCTTATCGTCATACAGGTACGAGGTGTGGGCCTCCATGTCCGCATAGGAGTCGAAAGTGCCGTTGACACGACGGTGCGCATGCAGCTGCGCCAAAAGCAACGCGATGGTGGATTCCGCCACCGTGTTGTCATACACACCAGCCGCGTTCGACCACGGCACCGTACTGTCCTTCATCGCCTCGAGGACGTGGTCGACGCCAGCCGAGGGGATCTGGACGAAGCCAATGTTGTCAGGGAGTGGGTCCGGGAAATCAGTGCCGTCACCGGTGTAGATGAGGAAGGAGGCGTCGGAAAGCGCGGTGCGCTCAAACCCGGCGGCGTCGAGCACCGCGATGGTTTCCTCCCACGGCTTCGGTTCAATGGCGTACTTCATGCATGTCCTCCACTAGTATCCGGCGTCTGGGTCGAGGCGCGTGGGCATCGGTTCACCGCGCTCCCACGCGGCAGCATTGGCGGTGAAGATAGCACCCATGTGGTGCTCGGCCACCTGAAAAGATGCGCCCATATGGGGCGTCATTGTGGCATTAGGCAGGTCATACAGCGGGTGACCTTCCGGCACCGCCGCTGGGTCCGAGGAGGTGTTGACGAAGACCTCGGCCTCGGCGAGGCTTTCCACTCGTTCATGCCCCGCGGCGTCGATGTCCTGCACTGTTGGCGCCCACACATCGGGGCCCATGAAATAACGCATTAAATTCGGGATGCGAAATTAGACAGGTAATCCGCGTGGACAACGGGACGGCGCATATCCTCCGGCAGCTCCTCGGTGTGCTTGCCCAGCAGGTCGCGCAGCGTGGCGGAGTCGTAGCCCACCTCACCACGACCGATGACCTGGCCCTTCGGACCCATGATGTCGACGATCTCGCCGGCACTGAACTCACCCTTGATGTCCGTGATTCCCACGGCCAGCAGGGAGTTTCCGCCGCGCACCACGGCTTCCATGGCGCCCTCATCTAGGCGCAAGGAGCCGCCAGTATCTGCGCAATACAAAGCCCAGAACTTCCACGCGGAGAGGCGGCGCTCCTCGCGGGTGTGGAAGACGGTGCCCACGGAGGCGTCGTCAAGCGCCTGCCCAATATTGTCCGTCGAAGTCAACAGCACCGGGATGCCGCCGCGGGTGGCCAGGCGGGCGGCGGAGACCTTCGTGGCCATGCCGCCGGTGCCGACCTTGCCACCATCACCAGCGACAACTGCCTTGAGGTCCTTACCGGTGCGCACCTCTTCGACGAACTTTGCGTCCGGCTCCGCCGGGTTCTTGTCATAGAGGCCATCCACGTCGGAGAACAGGAAGAGCGCGTCCGCGCCGACAAGGTTGGCCACGAGCGCGGAGAGACGGTCGTTATCGCCGAAGTGCATCTCGGAGGTCGCCACGGTGTCATTTTCATTCACAATGGGCACCGTACGCATCTGACGCAGGCGGTCAATGGTGCGCTGGGCGTTGCGGGCGCGATCGCGCTTGCCGACGTCCGACGCCGTCAACAACACCTGCCCAATCGTACGGTTGTAGCGGGCGAAGGACACACCCCACTCATAGGCCAAGTGGACCTGCCCCACCGCGGCGGCTGCCTGCTTGGTAGCCAGGTCCGTGGGGCGAGTGGTCAGTCCGAGCGGGCCCATACCTGCAGCTACGGCACCCGAGGACACGATGATGATGTCGGAGACATGCATACGCGCGCACACGGCATCCACGATCTTGTCGATCTTCTCCGTGGACGTGACAAAGTCATCACGGGTCAGCGAGGAGGAGCCAATTTTGATGACGATGCGTTTGGCTTCAGAAATCTGCTCACGCAACGGTGAGGAGAACCCGCTGGATTTTTCCGAAAGAGCGGGAGCTGCCGGATACTCCATGTCCGGGGTTGGCCCCTCGAAAGGTTCGAGAGGGAGAGGATAGTCGAGCTGGTTGTCGTTTTCGGATGACATACCAGCTCAGTATACCGGGCTAGCCCTGCCAGCGATCGCGGTTCGCGGACTCGCGGGTGACCTCCTCATCCACGCCATAGTCGAACTCATCCACCAAGCCGCGGCGGGCTTGGGAGGCGCGCTTACGCTCGGCGGCGGACACACGGTTGGTGCCCATGAGGCGGCCATCCTGACCGCGACCAGCATCGGTAGCGCGTCCGCCGGCCATTGGCTCGTACTCGAAGGTGATATCCCCGATGGTCACCGGGCAGCCTTCCTCCGCGCCCATCTTGTGCAACTCCGCCTCCACGCCGGCCTTGGCCAAGCGGTCCGCGAGGTAGCCCACGGCCTCGTCGTTCTCGAAGTCCGTCTGGCGAATCCAGCGGTCGATCTTCTCGCCTTCGACGATGAAGCCGCCCTCCACCTCGGGGTCCTTGGTGATGGTGAAGTCGGCGAAGCGGCCCTTCTTCTTAGCGACAGATTTCGGCTGAATGATGGTGTGCTCTTTATCCGCCTTAGCCTTCGGCTGGGACTTGCGGTGCTCGTTGACCATCTCCATGAGTTTGTACTTGAGCGGGTCCAAGCCCTTGCGCGCTACGGCCGAGATGACAAACACGGGCCAACCGAATTTCTCTTCAAGGTCCTCTTTAACGAACTCAGCGAGTTCCTCTGCCTCCGGTACATCGGCCTTGTTGAGGATGATGACACGCGGGCGCTCGCGAAGGTCACCAAGCCCGGTATCCTCCTCCAGCAGCTCCTGGTACTTGGCTAGCTCGGTCTCGAGCGCCTCAATATCGGAGACGGGGTCACGGCCCGGCTCAATCGAGGCGGTATCCACCACATGGGCGAGTACCGCGGTGCGCTCGATGTGGCGCAAAAAGTCCAAGCCGAGCCCCTTGCCTTCGGCCGCTCCTGGGATAAGCCCCGGAACGTCTGCCATGGTGAAAGACTCATGCCCCATATCCACCACACCCAGGTTGGGCTGGAGAGTGGTGAAGGGGTAATCACCGATTTTTGGCTTGGCTGCCGAGAGCACGGAGATGAGCGAAGACTTGCCCGCGGAGGGGAAGCCCACCAGTCCCACATCTGCCATTGATTTTAGCTCCAGCACCAGTTCACGGGCCTCGCCGGGTTCTCCCTGCAGTGCGAATCCGGGTGCCTTGCGGGAAGCGGAAGCCAAAGCTGCATTGCCTAGACCACCGAAGCCACCTTCAGCTGCCACGAACCGGGTGCCTGGCACCGTCAAGTCCGCAAGCATGTCGCCGTCCTCGGTGTAGACAACTGTGCCCACTGGTACTTCGAGAATGAGGTCCTTGCCACGTGCACCATTGCGCATATCGCCGGCACCGTTGCCGCCGCGCTCGGACTTGATGTGCGGGCGGTAATGAAAGTCCATCAGAGTGTGGATCTGGGAGGAGACCTCAAGAAGGATGTCTCCGCCGTGGCCGCCATTGCCGCCATCGGGACCGCCGAGCGGCTTAAACTTTTCACGGTGGACGGACACGCAGCCATGGCCGCCGTCGCCTGCCTGCAGGTGCAATACCACTCGGTCAATGAATCGTGCCATGCTCGCTACTCTCCCAACTGGCCGTTACCAGTTGTCGAATCGACTCTGTATTCAATGTCTAAAGGTAGTCAGTCTACTCGCTGTCTACGCGCCTTCCTGTGACGCCGCTCATTCCACCACACGATCACCAGCACTGTGGCGATGAGGAGAAGCGCTAAAATCATCCACCACGATAGCTTGGGTTGCCAGCCAGTTTCTTCCTCTGCCTGCGTGTTCACTCTTTCCGCATGCACGAGCAGGCGATCTGTATTGATGCCATAGGGCGTGCAGGTAATAAGCGTGAGCTTGTCTTTGCCCGCTTCATACGTCACAGCTTCATAGTCTTCAGGTTTGACCACCTCACGGCCAGTAACTTTATAGGTGAGCGTTTCCCCCATGACGTCAACAGTCACGGTCTCACCATCCCGCAAGCGGGGAAGATTATCAAACATTGAGGCGTTAACCATTCCGGTATGCGCAGAAATCACCGCATTGGTTCCGGGGCCGCCAACAGGAAGCGAGGAACCGAACATGTGGCCAGCCCCGCTATACAAAACAGTAGAGGCTGTGGTGTGAAAGACCGGCAGATCCACACCGATGGAGGCAATGCGCAAACGGGCTATTACTCCGCCCGTCTCCGGAGCGTTGAGGGTATCTAAGTAACGCTCGAAGCCAGGTGAGTCGGGCGTCGGTGGATAAGCGTGGTGCCCTTGCTGCGCCAGCCAGTCGTTATACTCATGCGCTGCATGAATGTAGAGTTGGCGCTGCGTTGGCGGGTCGATGTCACGCACCGACCGGCCATATGACTCCGCTTGCTGGTGCAGTTGATAGTCGTTGTACTGCGTAGCAACAATGGGATACAGCAGAATGAGGATTCCGGCGACGATGAGCCAGAAGGAACGGCGCTTATTCTTCCGCTTCGTCATCGTCCTCCCGATTGCGCATGTATATCCATAGACCCAGGGCCAAGACTGCAAGGCCGAGTACGAGTACGAAGGCTAATGTTTGTATACCGGTGTCCGGCAACATGGCTGCCAGCAACCCACTCAAGCGTAGTGCCCCGTACGTGTCGGAAGCAGAGACCTGAGCTGCAGGTGCTGTATCAGTCTGATTAGCGTATGCATCCGCCGTGACCGAGACGGTGCCCTTATAACTAAAGGCAGTGTCCGTGTCCTGGTCTATCACCACATCAAAAGAACAACTCCGCTTCTCGCCCGGGGCTAGCCGACCGCCGTCACCCAAATTACATACGCCGACCGGTATGAGGCCGTTATTGTTGATGTCATACTCTTCACCAGCGCTATCGCGAACTGTAAAGCCAGCTAGCTCGGGCTCCTTTACCAAGAAGTTGCCGATGTGCAGGGCACCTTCGTTCTCAACTTCATAGGTAAAGCGCATGGTCTGTGCCGAATCCGGCAGAATTGCGGTATCGGCTACTGCTCCGCTGAGCGCGCTAATCGGTGCGCCATCGATCTTCTTCTTCACCTTGAGCCCTGGGAAAGAGTTCTTGGCGTTAAATGCCCATTTCGCGCCATCCGATGACAAGTCAGTCGGCGTGCTCACTGGCATTACGTCGAACCTCCACGTACCACCGGTTAGGTGGCCTTCACCATCAGATGTCGTGACAGCTGTCGGGTTACCCAAGCGCTCGCCTGAACTTTCAACCGAGACAACAGCACCTCCTGATTGTCCATCGACCATTTGCTCACGAATCCTGCAATTACGGTTGATCTCAATCCCCTTCAGTGTGCGGGATTCACCCGATTTAAGCTCGAAAGATGTATCACCGCAGGTAGACGAAAAAGCGAAGGTCTTTCCTTCGCCTGCTGCGCCGGTGGACGTTTTGGTAAAGGTGACGTCAACGCGATCACGAAGGTGCATCGCTTCCGCTCCCAGCGTCATGACAGGTTCGCCAGAATGTGACTGCAGTTTCGGATCAATGCGGAAGTCATAGCTGTACTTCTTCATCGCCTCGGTCACTTCCTCAGCCGTGAGCGAAGCTAGCTTCTGGGTTGGGTTTTTGGCATCGGGTTGACCACCAACCCACTTACCAAACTCCACGTATGGAGTGCGCTGAGACCTCGTTACCTCGAGCTGCACTCGTGGTTGAAGGGCCGAGGACTTACTCAGATCTAGCGTGCAGTCATATCCCACTGGTAGCTCAACAATACTGCCGCCGGAGGGCTCAGTCCTGTCAGCCACCGTATAGGTCGCGTTAGTATTCACCGCGGCAATGTTGAAGGACTTCTGAGTGCCCGAAGGATCTTTACACGTCAGGTCATATTCGTATTTGGCGTTATCCGCGCCTTCCAAGTAGCCGTCCTGCATCGGGACGATGCGCACCGGTACGGTGCGACGCTGATACGTGTTAACAAAGTCGACGGATTCAACCGAAGCCTCAGCAGAGCCCACGTGCTTGGAAATTTCACGCGAATTAGCGCTCCAAGTCAACTCCGGCGGGGTTGACGAAGGTTCAGCTTCACGTGCGGTACACCACGCACCAGACGGAACTTCCACTTCGGTTGACTTAAACATCCTGTCTGGATCCGCAAATTTTGTGTTGTCTCCCGCTGCGAGCGTTGTTGGCAGGCCAATGTCAGAAGTGGAATATCCCACGCCTTGGCACTGGTAGTTGAAGTTAAAGTTCACTCCGGGAGTGGCATTTCGCAAAATCTTCATGTCATCGTCCGAAGCGACGATTTTTTTGCTCATTCCAAGCTTGGCTTTGACGAAGGTGTAGTAGTTAGTCAGCGTCAGTACATTGTTGGATGTCCCATCGGCTTTATCTGCCTTGATGGAAATCGGCTGCGAGGTAGTGGTCCCTTCCGTCACATCAGTGTCGATAAAAGGCTCAGTGTCGTTGCGTTGCAGACGCCACTCAACTTTATCTGGAACGAGGTGCGTCTCAAGCTCTGGTTTGCCTTCGCCCTGTGATTTCTTCAAATCAAGCTGACCAAATTTATCGCCTGTGATGGAGCAGTCTGCACCGACAGGAACATTAACAAACTCGGTATGACCTGGGCCTGTAATCTGCTTGGTCTCAACCGGTGGGAGCTCTCCGGACTCTGCGTCTGATCCTTCAGGATCTGTACAGACCATGGAGAAATTGTGCGTGTAATAGACGCTATCCCCAGTGACATCTGGCTGTGCCTTTTCGATGTCGATTGGAGTATTCGCAATCTTAGTGAGGTCTACCTTGGCCATCTGACGTTTGTAGGTATTAATCAGCTGCACCGGCGTGTCACCTTTGACAACAAATTCAAGGGATTTTTCACCACGTTGACCAGCAGCTTCTACCTCCTGTGTAAAGGTAATTCCCTCTGCGGCCGTGGTATCCCCCTCGGTCACATCACAGGTGGAGCCGTCCGGAATATCATCGAACACGAGCTGTTGGGTTTGCGGGCTATCCGATTGCGGAGAACTCACCTTTCCTGTGTGAGAAACCAGCACGCCCCCATCCGGCGGGGTGCAGACGACACTGACATCGAATTCACGTTGATACTTCACGTTCTTGCGCGCCTGAGAGATGTAATCACCAGTTTCCGAATCAAACGCAACGTTTTTGGTGATTTTCATTTTCTTCTCGGCGTAGTCATACGTGTGCGAAATATTGACCACGGTTTGTTCGCCCACCGTGAATACGCCAGAATCAACCCCTTCGCCAGTAACGAAGGACTTGTCCACCCCATCTGTTTTCAACGTGGAGTTTCGTGTGATTTCGAAGCCGTCTCCACGCTTACCGTCATCAACATCGACCTCCTTAATTCGGCACGTGCTGGACTCTGGAATAGAGGAGCTGGGCACTTGGAGGGAAGTTTCGCCGGGTTGCAGAGTAAAGCTCCCCTGCTCACCCAAATTTAGCTGGGTACCGTCAGAAGCTCGGCACTCTAAGGTGTACTCCACCGGCTGTGCAAAGTCTGCGACGCCTTCAGTCAGTTGCTTAATGGTTACGCCATCGCCGGCAGCCTTGAAGGTATTAATTATTTCTACTTTTTCTTCAGGCTGTCCAACCTCTAGCTTGAGAGAACCTACGTTGGATGACCAGTCAAGGCCGCCTACTGTGTCCGGAACCTTTTCAGAAAAGCGGCACGTGTTGCCATAGGGAACACGCATCGAGCCACCAGCACCATCGTTTACCAGTGATGCTAGCTTTTCATCAGCCACATCCGCGGTCAGGCGCTTGGATTCTGATCCGCCGAGGCGAAGGTCACCGCGAAGATCGACGTTGGCATACTGGCCCTCGGCTATCTCGACGTTACGGATACCACAGTCAAATGAAAGTTCGTAATCGGCTGGCAAAAGGTTGGAAATGCCGAGTTCAGACCTCACCAGCTTGCGGAGGTCAACGGTGGCTAGCCGGCTGACATAGTGATTGGATACGGTCGCAGCATTCTGGTGCGAATCAGTCGTATCTTCAACCTTGAGCACCGGCTTGGATTTAGCTTCCTCATTAGTCAAGGTAGTGACCTGGTCAGAGGTATCAGACGCCGTAACCTGAGTCCTATCTACAACCTGATTGGGAAATTCTGGTTGCTGTGACTCCCAAATTCGGCACTCTGACCCAACGCGCGCTCCCTTGATGTACTGGGCGTTTTCACTTCCGCTGGCGAGCTTCAGAGTGCCTTCTACCTTGCCGGCAGGATCGTTCGGAGTCTCACAAACGTAGGAGACATCATAGATTCCTTCCGAGGGAACCTTAGCGGCCGCGGGTCCAATGAGGTTCTTTTGAACCCTGACGTCACGTCGCTGGAAAGAATACTGGGCATCAATTGACACAGCGGCGCTGTTGTTATCTTGACCTGAGTCAGGAAACTTCAGGGGGTAGGCTTCGGTTTCATTTTTCTCAACCACGTCACCGTTAAGTTTTAGCTCACGGCCATCAAACACAATGGTCTCAGTTTCGGTTCCCGACAAGCCTGACAGCGGCTTGAGGAGACAATCACGGTCTAGGGGTACACCCGTAAACTGGGCAGTTCCATCGAGCTGGTTAGCACCAGTTGACGTAGTTTTCATAGTGACTATCTGGTCATAGTTCGCGCTGTCACAGGTAAGCTCAAAGCGGTAGTCACGTGGGCTTCCAAGTTGGTCAACCGCTTCACCATGAATGTGCTTGGACACGTTAACGGTGCCTGTACGCGCATCAAAAGCATTTCCGGCAACTGCGGTGCTCACGCCCATCGCGTTGTTGCCTCCCTCGGCCAGCTTGACCGTCGCAGTAGGAGTAGCTCCAGTCCCCGAAGTCACGTTGGTTCCTGTCCAAGTCAACTTCAACTGTGTGCCGGGGCTTGCCTGCGCATCGCTCTCAATCAAAGTGCACGTTGCGCCCGCAGGCAAACCAGTAACGGTATATCCAGCGCCGTCGGCAAGCTCGCGCGAATCCGTAAGTTTCACGTCTGGATAAGCCGCCTTAAACCCTTGAGGCTCAGCGCAGGAATAGCCGATGTCATACGTACGCAGCTGGATATCTTTGTAATTCTTCGCAGTGCCGCTTACCGACTTACGCAAGTCAAGCGATGAAGGTTGGAACTTAGGCGTCCACGTAACCTTGCAGTTCATGGGAACTGAGGTCTTGTTCTCCATCACGAGAGTGGAAGTGCCAGTAGCCGTATCCTTTTCCAAGGAGATACCCTTACCTGCGGGGACGCGACCTTCTTTCACCGTGATGTTCTTCGTTGCGTCCGTAGGGTCGGTACATTGCCATGATGGCTCATAGCGGTTAAAAGCAAGGTTTTTCTGCGCCCCTTGGGCCGCGGAGCGGAAGAGCATCACGTCCTTAGCATTAGTTCCGTTTGCATCATAGGGATCCATGTGGCGCAACGCTTGGGTATAGGTTCCTTCACCCTGCCATGGGACTGGTGTTTCGGTACCGTTTAGCCGGGTAGCCATGGAAAAGTCAAAGGTTGTTGCTTGGCCCGTTGCAGCCTTCTCCATCGCGGTATCGACAGGCGCAACGTTTCCGGTCATTCGGCCCATGTTCAGCGCGAGAGCAAAGGCCTGGGTTCCAGTACGCGTGAACAGACCTACGTCGAGAGACGTGACGCCGTCACCACCAAGAATGTAAGTACCTGCGGGGTACTGATAAGACGTATTCTCTTTACAATAGACATCCTTGAAGGTGTTATCGCCCTTGTTGTAATAGCTTTCTTCACCTGGCCCCAGAATACTTCGCGAGTCTCTAGCAGGATCACACGCTGGAAGATATCCAGGTGGTGTGATTCGGCGGTACAAGTTCATGTCTTGGTTCAATTCAGGCGCATCGAAAGACATGTTTTCGCCGAAGAGTCTAGACTCAGTTGCCTGCGCGTCGATCGCGGTCATGCGGTAACCAGTGATGTTCTTACCAGTAGCCTTGTCTTTAATTTTGATGTCACGGAACTGGACCTTAGCCATTTGGCCAGCATCAACAACACTGATCTCATTCCGGAAAGTTATGGCAGGGGTGCTGCTGTCACCGGTGAATTGTCCGAAGTACTGAACTCCGTTAATTTCGTTTCCAAACACGCGGTTGTTGATCGGACCAGCCGCCAGTCCAAAACGATCCATCTCCGTCGACCATCGAGTCGATCCACCCCCCACTCGTTCGGAGTACTCAAGGAGGTTGACCGTAAAACTCATCTCATAACGACCCATGTCCTTCGTTACGTGAGTAGGTGTCGGTGATAGCACCTGCATCAAACCTGCCATGTCAATCCAACACAGCTGTTGAGCGTACGGTGCCACATCACCGGTGCCCCTCCGGAAGGAACACTGGTTGAACATGTTCTCATTCGTGCCCCAGTTCCTCGAGGTTTGTGCTTGAGCCTCGGCGGTGGTGTGTTCTTCCCACGGGCTGTTGGGGATGGCAAGGCCCGCAACTACGATCACGGCCGCCACGATAACGGCGCCGAGGCGCTTTATCGCTGTGGTCAGTGTGGTCTTCTGCACGGAGGCTCCTAAAAATTGTGGGTGATTCGGTAAAGAGCGGGAAACTATCACGGCTGGCCACCTTGTTCTGGTGCTGGGCCTTCCTCTACTTCTTCATCCCTCTCACGACGCCGCGAAAGGAATACCGCAGACAACGCAATGAGGGCCAGACCAGCCAAAATGATTCCGATAACGCTGGCACCAGTGCTGGCTAGAGAGTCCAGCGCCCGACTCAGCGGCCCGGATTTCTGTGACGTGGGCGGCTGGGCTTCGTCCGGCGTGGAGATACGCGAACTTGGGGCGTCTGTGCTCTCTGCTTCTCCTCCGGGCTTTTCTGAGGAGCCCTTAGAGCTGCCCGCGCCACCGAGCCCTAGGGCGGCAATGAGGGCGGCAATGGGCCACCACAGGCGTGAATTGCTCGATCCACCTGGTTGCCCGCTGCTATCGAGTGCTACTTCAACCGTGTTCGATTTTTCCGGTGCAAGGCCAGTAGCGCAATCCAAAGCAACTAGCGCATCATTGAGCGGCTGTTCATCAGCGACACGACTATAGCGCGCATTCTCTGCTTGGATCACCCCTGTTTTCGGCACACAATAGCCATCCGGGGAGAACAGCACAGTGTTATGAATCGTCGAAGCGGAGTCCGCTTCTTCCTTGACGGAAGTCACAATATCGAAATGAACTTTGGTTTCCGGATTCCCGTCCCGTGCGCCTGCAAGCTTGGCCAAACCAGACTTCTTGAGGGAAAAGGTAACCCGGTTTCCTGATTCCTCCACCACATAGTCTTCGTTCTCAACGAGCCGCACGTCACCATCGACGTTACTCACGCGTACGTTTTTAATGCCTTTGAAACTGAGGAGAGAAGCCAATGTGTCCATCGCGACGTACTGGTGAAGCTCACCATTGGCGTCGCACGGTGGAACCGACGTAGTGATATGAAAAGTTAGCTCGTCGCCGGGCTTTACCTCGTCACTGCTTGCCTTCTTCTCAATAACCGTGGGCTGGTTCTTTGCCCGGACGAGGGAGGTTTTCTCCCCTATATAGACCAAGATCGGCGTAGCCACGTCGCGGTGCTCATTGCCGGTGCGGAGACTGACCTCTGAGACTTGGTAGACACCTGGCTGAAGATCATAGAAGCTGGCCTTGCCTTCTTCGTTAGTGTCAGCAAAGTGTGGCTGGCCGGTTCGGTATCCGGGGTCGTCACCAAGCAGGCGCGGATTTTCCTGCGCGAGCTTGCCTAAA containing:
- a CDS encoding DUF5979 domain-containing protein produces the protein MQKTTLTTAIKRLGAVIVAAVIVVAGLAIPNSPWEEHTTAEAQAQTSRNWGTNENMFNQCSFRRGTGDVAPYAQQLCWIDMAGLMQVLSPTPTHVTKDMGRYEMSFTVNLLEYSERVGGGSTRWSTEMDRFGLAAGPINNRVFGNEINGVQYFGQFTGDSSTPAITFRNEISVVDAGQMAKVQFRDIKIKDKATGKNITGYRMTAIDAQATESRLFGENMSFDAPELNQDMNLYRRITPPGYLPACDPARDSRSILGPGEESYYNKGDNTFKDVYCKENTSYQYPAGTYILGGDGVTSLDVGLFTRTGTQAFALALNMGRMTGNVAPVDTAMEKAATGQATTFDFSMATRLNGTETPVPWQGEGTYTQALRHMDPYDANGTNAKDVMLFRSAAQGAQKNLAFNRYEPSWQCTDPTDATKNITVKEGRVPAGKGISLEKDTATGTSTLVMENKTSVPMNCKVTWTPKFQPSSLDLRKSVSGTAKNYKDIQLRTYDIGYSCAEPQGFKAAYPDVKLTDSRELADGAGYTVTGLPAGATCTLIESDAQASPGTQLKLTWTGTNVTSGTGATPTATVKLAEGGNNAMGVSTAVAGNAFDARTGTVNVSKHIHGEAVDQLGSPRDYRFELTCDSANYDQIVTMKTTSTGANQLDGTAQFTGVPLDRDCLLKPLSGLSGTETETIVFDGRELKLNGDVVEKNETEAYPLKFPDSGQDNNSAAVSIDAQYSFQRRDVRVQKNLIGPAAAKVPSEGIYDVSYVCETPNDPAGKVEGTLKLASGSENAQYIKGARVGSECRIWESQQPEFPNQVVDRTQVTASDTSDQVTTLTNEEAKSKPVLKVEDTTDSHQNAATVSNHYVSRLATVDLRKLVRSELGISNLLPADYELSFDCGIRNVEIAEGQYANVDLRGDLRLGGSESKRLTADVADEKLASLVNDGAGGSMRVPYGNTCRFSEKVPDTVGGLDWSSNVGSLKLEVGQPEEKVEIINTFKAAGDGVTIKQLTEGVADFAQPVEYTLECRASDGTQLNLGEQGSFTLQPGETSLQVPSSSIPESSTCRIKEVDVDDGKRGDGFEITRNSTLKTDGVDKSFVTGEGVDSGVFTVGEQTVVNISHTYDYAEKKMKITKNVAFDSETGDYISQARKNVKYQREFDVSVVCTPPDGGVLVSHTGKVSSPQSDSPQTQQLVFDDIPDGSTCDVTEGDTTAAEGITFTQEVEAAGQRGEKSLEFVVKGDTPVQLINTYKRQMAKVDLTKIANTPIDIEKAQPDVTGDSVYYTHNFSMVCTDPEGSDAESGELPPVETKQITGPGHTEFVNVPVGADCSITGDKFGQLDLKKSQGEGKPELETHLVPDKVEWRLQRNDTEPFIDTDVTEGTTTSQPISIKADKADGTSNNVLTLTNYYTFVKAKLGMSKKIVASDDDMKILRNATPGVNFNFNYQCQGVGYSTSDIGLPTTLAAGDNTKFADPDRMFKSTEVEVPSGAWCTAREAEPSSTPPELTWSANSREISKHVGSAEASVESVDFVNTYQRRTVPVRIVPMQDGYLEGADNAKYEYDLTCKDPSGTQKSFNIAAVNTNATYTVADRTEPSGGSIVELPVGYDCTLDLSKSSALQPRVQLEVTRSQRTPYVEFGKWVGGQPDAKNPTQKLASLTAEEVTEAMKKYSYDFRIDPKLQSHSGEPVMTLGAEAMHLRDRVDVTFTKTSTGAAGEGKTFAFSSTCGDTSFELKSGESRTLKGIEINRNCRIREQMVDGQSGGAVVSVESSGERLGNPTAVTTSDGEGHLTGGTWRFDVMPVSTPTDLSSDGAKWAFNAKNSFPGLKVKKKIDGAPISALSGAVADTAILPDSAQTMRFTYEVENEGALHIGNFLVKEPELAGFTVRDSAGEEYDINNNGLIPVGVCNLGDGGRLAPGEKRSCSFDVVIDQDTDTAFSYKGTVSVTADAYANQTDTAPAAQVSASDTYGALRLSGLLAAMLPDTGIQTLAFVLVLGLAVLALGLWIYMRNREDDDEAEE
- a CDS encoding isopeptide-forming domain-containing fimbrial protein, encoding MKSHAHIYGRLASVLAVFMIVCVTLFNAVPAPAQQAASLVIAKTLGAGMAGEPVDTQARFKAVQLLDLKADAATDLGKLAQENPRLLGDDPGYRTGQPHFADTNEEGKASFYDLQPGVYQVSEVSLRTGNEHRDVATPILVYIGEKTSLVRAKNQPTVIEKKASSDEVKPGDELTFHITTSVPPCDANGELHQYVAMDTLASLLSFKGIKNVRVSNVDGDVRLVENEDYVVEESGNRVTFSLKKSGLAKLAGARDGNPETKVHFDIVTSVKEEADSASTIHNTVLFSPDGYCVPKTGVIQAENARYSRVADEQPLNDALVALDCATGLAPEKSNTVEVALDSSGQPGGSSNSRLWWPIAALIAALGLGGAGSSKGSSEKPGGEAESTDAPSSRISTPDEAQPPTSQKSGPLSRALDSLASTGASVIGIILAGLALIALSAVFLSRRRERDEEVEEGPAPEQGGQP